A segment of the Zingiber officinale cultivar Zhangliang chromosome 8B, Zo_v1.1, whole genome shotgun sequence genome:
atcctacttaagttaatatgaccaagccttagatgccaaagatatgcttggttcatttctgaaggttcttttctcttattagaattagaagatgagttataaatttccatgttttgctttgtggaagaaattggatttaaagtatacaaattaccaactaatgcaccagaacagataatcactttatttcttttaataactacatcgttactgaaagaagctgaatatccatctaaaaaaagtttagaaaccgaaattaaattctttctaaaactgggtacataaagacaatttcttaaaatcaaatatttatttctactaaaagataagtagacgtctcccactgtaacagctgccaccttagtagcattgcccatgtagacggtaatctccccttcagatagtcgtcgggtttcctggaacccctgcaaggaattgcagacatgatcagtggctcccgtatctacacaccaggtgctggtagataacaccgctaaacatgtttcaacaactagagcatgagatatacctttgttttggttcttacgaggacagtccgccttccaatgtcctgcctgcttgcagatgaagcacttgcccttcggcttcttcactccagctttaaatcccgtactctgagatttattcactttctttgctgagctagcttgtttcttcttcttctttcctctcggtttagaagtagaaccattttcagcaaagtgaatttgagaattatgacgaaataatccttctgctgcttgaagttctgtcagtagttcccctaatgaataaatcctcttattcatattatagttcaggcggaactgctcaaaacttctaggtagcgtttggaggatcatatcgatctgggtttccccatcaatttctcctccaaggatctgtatctcgttcagataagccatcatctttaggatatgatcccttacaggagtaccctcttgcatggtggctgtcattatctttctcatagcttcttgtctagaagccctatcctgatgaccaaagagttccttgagattgttcataatatcataagttgtttggtaaatcttgatgttgcaatacatttgacattgaagccaaatgtaacaccgcgccatctcatccgcctttacccatctcttatgatattcaatctcctcttgggtagattcaccaagggTGCATCGGGACAAGGTTCATcaagataaatttatagctttcaaagGTGAGAACAATGTcgtgttccttttccaatctatgtaattaggtccagaagtctattttgttgaagtatgatggacatgggttgaaagtcatcctaagaatcacaaataacttttggtcgaactctaaatttagaataatattgattcctcaaacaatactattttaaattaaccaacacctcataacaccgtgaattttgtatgccacgttagtgtggacgatacaaattcaacatttgtaaaggagggttttaacccattaattttattatcttgtcaacctaacttttgacaaataaaattaatagttggtattatttggtcacacaaataatagcagtgactccgttggggaggatactattagatgtgtctaagtgtacaccattacttgacactaagtccattaataagattatgtcccttccgttggggaagatcacacgctcttaattaacttcctatagtcatccaaaaatggaagtctgttctagtgatccgcaaacaagctcatccgttatggaggaaggcactcagagccaacgcgcaagcttgtttgcatcacttacaaaccagtaatggagaccatgggatttatttaaaattccctctcccacttagttatttataaatgaggaattttaactatgctagcctactttacttgtaaactaacatgcacacacagcacaatataaaagcaataaatagggaaactaattttcaactattatggcttttatctctagttgtcctccgtgtgttgtcatcccaagctgctgccatatttggccaccgccaccgggtctagctgttgcatccatcttgctcctagttccgctgcgcctctggtccttagaaggttccacgctttgcaagattcgatccgcgacataaatagaattttacatttttgatcctatattccataaaaggaatgtacatgtatctagatcaaaaataaaatcctaataaaactaaatacagctcctgctgtattttaatacaatcatgcacacacatataaatgcccttgacatgtccaagggtccaatcacacacataataactaaaagccataatagttggatcctgcatccacaaagttagcacatcctactattaacttgcctaaattatgtatgacatgtgcataatttaaactaaataccaaatacacagaggcaaaaccctagctctgataccaattgttggttgctactcggaaaacctataggttccactgtacaaaaattttgtacaaaggtctgaaccttttcctagctaccatgtgttcttttaaattaaattttggatcgcctgcggaacttaacacgtttgatccaaaacttaatctatttgttcttttaggttttgacttggatctcctgcggaacttaacacgttcgacccaagtctccttaagttattaattccattaaatattaatttccataattggttcccagtactgacgtggcgaggcacatgaccttcttggatatgggagcaaccaccaccgactagacaaaaccttttatagaaagctaatatttaatttcctaaaataactttaggttaaccaaagagaacaatcaaatcacaaggaaaagaaaaaacaaaagaacacaacatcgaaaaacatattcgaaattctagaacgtaagcctcttgtatttggtattatttccataaataactagcatgatgcggaaagaaaaattactagttataccttgtagaaaaacctcttgatcttctaccgtatttctcttctaacctcggacgttgtgtgggcaacgatcttccgagacgagaaaccaccaatcaccttcttctcctcctagctaggttcggccaacaaagaggaagcttcaccaaggaagaaaatcaaaacactaaccaagctccaagagatgctagctttctctccttcttcttcttcttctccgagtagtatccggccaccacaagagctccaagggaatagagatgttcggccaccacaagaggaagagagggagaggatggccggccacaccaaggaacaaaagagggagagaaataatagatgttgtgtctcatgaaggcaccctcaccccttcttttatattccttggcctaggcaaattaggaaatttaattacaataaaatttcctcaatttccttgacatgatttaattgagaaaaataaaataaaatttcccaaataaacctacattggccggccacatcattggagaacaaattggacaagtttcaatcaacaattaaaacttcctaatttgtttccggaaattttaaaaaataaaatttctctttaaaaatctcttcatggttgataaaaggaaatttctataattttaattttatcaacatgtgaataattttaaagagaaaataaaatatctcaccaatctacaaataaggaaagagatctaatctctttctttaatcttttgtagatcttttataagagagatattttaatctaaattctctttaataaattatttcttccacataataaaaattaaaattaaaattcctttttaatttaatttggccgacccccactagcttgggttcaagctagggccggccacccaaattcatacctaggccggccctagcttgttcccaagctagcttggccggcccctattgggtgggaatagaaggtgggtataggtgggtatagaactctacaaataagaggctacgatagggaccgagaggaggaattgattttggtctcccgataaaattaagcatcccgtgttcgccccgaacacacaacttaattttatcaatgataattcattccactagagaactatcattgaactaccgcaccaatcccaaattacattttgggctccttcttattatgagtgtgttagtctccctgtgtttaagatatcgaatgtccactaattaagtgagttactgacaactcatttaattaatatctaagtccaagagtagtaccactcaaccttatcgtcatgtcggactaagtccacctgcagggtttaacatgacaatccttatgagctcctcttggggacattatcaacctagtatctctaggacacagtttccttctataatcaacaacacacactataagtgataccatttcccaacttatcgggtttattgattcatcgaactaaatctcacccattgataaattaaagaaataaatatcaaacatatgtgcttgttattatattaggattaagagcacatacttccataataactgaggtctttgttcctttataaagtcagtataaaagaaacgacctctaatggtcctactcaatacactctgagtgtactagtgtaattatatagtcaagataaactaatacctaattacactacgaccttctaatggtttgctcctttccattttagtcgtgagctactgtttataatttataaggtactgataacatcatcttctgtatgtgacaccacatactatgttatctacaatataaattaaatgaacaactacaaacaaatgtagacaatttgaccaaatgtgattctttattcataatgaatgtttacaaagcttaggctttcagtatacactccaacagaaagatagtgcatgaacataatatataaatagAGAGTGTCaatagtatacagtctcataagggaaatagcatatactaaaataaaatcgtAATCAATGTTCAtacttgaaaccatatcctaggctaagtAATAGAAGATCAGGAGTAATATCGATCGACTACTGAACTGTTCATCACTACaaaggtatcatgtgaggtaaaaATATATTATCAATAAGTAAGCGAGTGTCTAAACACCTATCATAGGTATAAGTCTCAACCTAtgtaaacatatcagcataagtaagcaacagcagcataagctagcaacaacagcataagtaagcaacaacatcagtagatacaataataacagcgtatacacggatggtcaccccgcccacctctctgcattGCGACcactgtatggtcgagaggccggatcgatgacaactgtgcCACTTAAAGGCCGTAACTACTCTCGAGTGATCGAGTGGGcaagtgctgagtagctaactagctacacagcgaagggggtccctactactcgtaactccagctaccactacccatgagtggccgagtgtggcacgacaggataagcggcatctgctccagctaccattCTCTCTAGTGGTCGAGCGTGCGGCCCTagttaacgactctctcgactgcaagggagaatttgtcgttaatatgtatgcaatgatatgatgcgcacaatacaacagtcatcatatatatataaacaggaattaggtatgctacatgaagccagcatgctcaatacagtacataaataaataataatcaaagcatacaaggttggtatctaatatctgctaaatatcatagatgacaacaaaagactgtatggatatagaaacgaataactcaaaggtttgagtggaagtatcaagcacaagaaaaatacaagtaaagtcaaggtaaaacagtccttatccaaaaaatAACTCATGCACCAATTTCAAATAACTAAAGAGTCAAAGTAAAAAGTACCCGCATTTATACGCAGTCCGCACCAAGAGACTCCCACATTGCAATGCTTGCCATAGTCAGAGCCCTACATCAACATATAAAATTTAGCTATCTTCACATAAATCAAATAGCTAAATACAATCCTCTAAACCAATTAGATCACATCTTCACTTATCTCTGAATAAATGTTTAGGACTCTCTAATCTCATTCTTctcattagattaggtttaatccTCAATTAACCCTAATTCATAAATCATCACAACCACATTGGAATAGATATCCATAATTCTACCATAATCAAATTGCATTAGATCTATGCATAATCCATCTcccaaacttacccaaatccaaaGACTTTGATGTTGACTCAGCCGGAGAAGCTCACTACTAGGGATTCATGGCCGGAGCTACAGTGCAGTCGTGGGTCTCTAAACAACTCCCCTTTTATCTCTTCCCATCGAGTGATCAATACCCTATAAGCGGATCACAACTTCTTCTCTGGCGGCACCGCAGTATGACAAGCGACTGAGGCCTCGTGGCAGTGACTCATCAATTGAAGCAATGATTGATGACGATGGTGGTTTGGCTGCCAACCAAAACGATTGTAGAGGATCATACTACAATAGTGGCCATGAGCTGGTTGTTGGGCTCGACACCAAGAAAGGTCATCCGGCTCACAGGAAAGTCTGTGGCAAATAGCATAACGCTGGAGGTGATGCGTCGGTGATCTGGAGATGGAGAATCGAAAGGGCTTCTGCTCGGAGGGAGTTCTGTCGCGTTCTAGTGGCACTATATCTTCGGAGACGTGTGGGCAACGACGGCTGGGGAGAAGGGAAAATCGACAGATcgaagctagggcagagggaaggccGGAATCGGGTCCTGTGACGGCGCGAGGAAGCTCGGGAAGGGCAACTTCTCACTCATGACTGAAGAGAGCGGATCGGCATCAGCGATGAGAGGTCATCGGCGTCGATGGTGCCAAATAGAGGGAGAAAGAGGAGTTGgcgcgagagggagaggggttCGGCGCCGTTTTTGATTGGGAATGGGATTAGGGCAAGATTTatgaacttaggttttgattaatCCAACTATAcgttaatcaaattaatcaactcaCATTTAAGTGATAATCCAAAccggtttttattttttttttctcgagctcataagtgcatcccctctaaatacgtcgTACGAGATCtgattaaatcccaaaaaatttctaaaaattcctaaaaattccaataagactatttctcaaataatattattatttaatttttatttggaCACTGTATTTTATAGTAGTATTCATCAAAGGCATCTTCTAGccatggaaagcgccttccatagggtAACTATGTTCAAAGTTGATCGCTTCGTGTAGGTGATTCTCCAactaaccggagttgagctcactcgaacccaactccgaccttttcATCTAGCAGGCTTCCTTCCTAGCTTCTCATCTCTCAAAAGTCacacatgttcttctcgtccaccggtgtactcttccgtaatatttcgtccctcggatgaacaAAGCCCGTCGACTCCTTTCCCATACCATCTTTCTCGATAGttatgtcttccgctcgacttattgtattcctaagctcctgtatacttagacacaaggatcaaatataataggacctaactgaacttgatTTACCACATCAAAATAACTACGGGGTACTAACAATACCACGGATAACTACTTTGCTAGCTTACTATATAAAATCATCTAGGATACTTAAAAACACTAGAGAACTTCATTTTTTTATTGGATGATATAGAAAACTTTGCTCTTCCTAGCCAATAAAATCACAAGCATGACTAATTTATTATGCATCTTGAAGAGAaatattcataatattttattattattgttgtctaTGTCATAAGAGATTATACTATGAAATGTCATAATCTTGTACTAGATTTGAACAATAATACtaagagattttttatttttataattataataacgTTAATCCTGCTCTATTCcttttgttgggatgtatactataagcctagtttttgtatgaacatatggttttgagatattttgaaatgagaatcactttggtcaaatatctgtattttatatttatatatatgttgatgcagttgtccatttaatttatattgtagataacatggtgtgtggtgcaacacagaagatcatgttatcagttccttataaatcataaatagtagctcacaaccaagatgggtagggacaaactattggaacggttgtagtgtaacttggtattagtttgtcttgagtataaaattacactagtacactatgtgtgtattgagcaggaccatttgaggttgttcgatttatactgactgcataaaagaacagaacatcTATTATTATGGGTGTGCATAATCTTAATctcaatataataataaatacatatacttagtatttatttctttaacttatcaatgggtgagatttattcgttaaatcaataggctcgataagttgggagatagtaccatttatatggtatgttgttgattataaagggaaactgtgtcctatttatttaggttgataatgtccccttgaggtgCTCATAagtattatcatgtaaaccctcaggtggacttagtccgacatgataataaagttgagtggtactactcttggagccagatgttaattaagtgagttgtcagtaactcatttaattaacggacatacgatatcttaaacacagggagattaacacactcataataagtaggagcccatattgtaatatgggattggtgcggtagtacaataatgaccctttagtggtatgcgttattattgatgaacttgagttgggtgttcgggtcgaatacaggaagctcaagtccatcaggaggctaaaaccaattcctcctctaggtccttattgtagcctctatataaagccttgcaTCCACCATTCCTTaaccgggtttggtttaatttaacttggtttggtgtaacttaacttggtttagtttaacttaactttgtttggtttaacttaacttggtttagtttaacttaaattggtttggtttaacataatttgtttagattttttctaaacaaaattttgttaatttttatttccttgtaaccgacgactagtctataaaaaggagtaggatgtggctCATAAAAGTTAACTTTCTTATTCTCCACAATCCCTTCTCTTCTTGTGGTTGccaccccctctcctcctcctagggccaGAGGCACAAACCTATTCTCCtcccccctttccctctcctcctccttgcttagggccgacgcccttatcccctcctcctccttggtggctggcacctcccccccttctcccttggtggccggcggccccttctcccttggtggtcggcgcccctTCCCATCCACTTGTGGCGGCGgcttgaagaaagggaagaagattagaaggtgtctCATCCGAGCGACTCTTTTGTGGCCGGTGGTTTTGGAATAGAAGGaaagagggtggtgttgtcttggtagatcgtcgtccacacgacgtccaagaagaggagaggaatacggcagaagatcaagaggtatttagctacgaagaaaggtacaactagttctttaatttcgctgtataattggttttgttttctttatgtCGATTTTAGATATCGATtttaaataccaacacaagaggccagcgatcttgtgcttcgatcaaggtgtgctttgattaatcaagaacttgcttgattgatcaaacacacaCTATAACAAAAATAGCTTTTCGCAGTTTGCTATTAACAGCACACATTAAACGCACGCtgttaatagtattattaatgGCGTGCATGTTGATGCGCGCCGTTAATAGTATAAACttgaataagaaaaaaatttaggtCTAAATATTAACGGCGCACATTAAAAGTATGCCGTTAATACTATAAATATTTAGTAACAATAATAGCGTACAAGAATAGGCATGCTGCAAatacttttatttattatcaataacatgcaacatataTGCTGCGATTAgtttagaaataataaaaaaaagtaataataaaataaaattatgttaaacaaaattaaataaaaaaacatgattATAATAGAacgtaaacaaaattaaattaaaaaaaatacataatgaAACGAAAACGCCACTTGGTTTAAAAAAATCaagtaagaaaaaaattaaagttaattaaaaaaaaaaaattaaagatccTGTTAAATAATAAAACATGGCTAATTAATTAAAGAACGCTTAGGTTATGTTAAGCCTTCGCTGCCCGAAGCCTTCGCCGCCCGAACCCATTGCCGCAACAACTCCTTGCCTCTCCGTAATAGCTCTCTGCCTCTCTTCACTACCGTCGCCGTCGCCGTTGCCGGACTCCTCTCTACCTCTCGGAACTCACCGCCACCAGCCGTAGGGATCCTCTCCACCTCTCTGCACCGACCATTGCCGGCCGCACGACTCCACTCTGCCTCTCCGCACTCGCCGTCGTCTGCTACAAGACTTCCTTCCATCTCTCCGTATCATAGGACCACAGCAAGAGTAAGCAAGCCCTTTGTTAACCACTCCACACTCTACATCAAGCCAAAAGCTCAAAGCCAAAGGTAACCCTAATCTCTAAGTCCCTAAACTTATTTGGGTGGCACTGCTCGACTCTTTCACTTTTATGAACTGTGTTCGGCTTTGATTGTTGTATACTTACAAAGTATGAACACTTAAATGCTCATTTTAGAAATGATTTTTGCAAGCTGCTACGCCATGCTCTGCTTTGCTTCTGCTTCTGATTCTGATTCTGCTTATAGGAAATGCGAATGGAGTTATATGGCTTGTGGTATATTTATAGGCAAAAGGATACATATATAACGGTGACCACTTCTCAATTCTAAGTTATATAGTGAACATCTTTATATTTTTCACATCAGATGTAATTAATTAGTTTTATATTAGATTGTGGTCATCTAAGTTATATAATGAACATCTTCTTTATATTTTTCACATCAGATGTAATTAGTTTTATATTAGGTTGTGGTCAATGATTATTAATTTCTGGTAGGACACTTCAACAACTTGTGCACTTGCCTTCAAATTACATtcaagcatattaaaatctgAATTTGGAGTCATCAAAGATTTTGCTGCTTGGAGTCCACTCTGCTTTGCATCATGACTATATTTGCAAGTATTGCTAAAGTAATTTCAAGCGAGGGTTCCATATTTGCTGGAAACTGACAAGGCTACAGTGGAAATGGAGTGTATGGAAGAAGGATATCTTGCcaagataatacatggagatggGTCCAAAGAGATAAAAGTTGGTGAGGTAATTACATATGCATTCATCTTTTACCCACCCAATACCAGTCTCATGCTCTTCCTTTTAGTTCATGAggatttaattttcattagctTTGGAGGGAAATTTCCTATTCATCTTTTGTCTTGATTTTGTGAAACTTGTTCCTGTTACTACTTTCAGCACTTATATGTTGTTGGTTTTGTTGAATTAAGAAACCCTTGGGCCTGTGATGGATGtctttattgttatttttgtACTGAATCTTAATAAACATTGTGGATATCAGGATATGTTGTGGATATGTTGAATACTCTTACTAATAATTCATTTAGAGATCACTTTTTTGTTTTTGAGCGTGTGATCTCATGATTCACCAAAGTCTGCATGTGTCATTGTTGCAACTTGAATATTGTTAAACCAGTAACAACTAATTTCATATTGTCCATGCATGTTTGCTCAAGTTCATTTACTTGATTGGATCATTGGAGAGGTTAGCTAGATTGGATCAAAATCACAAGAAGCATATTAGATCTCTAGGTGAAGTTGCTAAGGCTGTCATATACCTGTTGCATCACAATTGGATCATGCAGGAAAAGAGCATTGTCCTCTAACTGATAGTTCTCAAATATCACCAATTTACCAAATTCCCGAatctttttttatattatttgctttCCACAGCCACTAGGAGTTTAAACATCTTTCATTATTGATGTTGATTgagttcttaaatttttttttcagatgATAATGAAGtttttgaataaaataaaaactcctccTGCATAACTTGCTTAGTTAGAAAAACCTTCACTATATTATGAATTATGTTCGGCTGATCCCTTTAAGCTATAGTGATTGGTTCAGTTTTAATAGATTTTTGGTGAACTGCCTGTAAACTGTAATGAGGATGTGTTGTTTGAATATATGAGGTGCATGAAGTATTGTTGCCATCTCATTCAAGTGGCCTGAGTACCTTCACAatttgcattataaatattctctgattcttattatattttattttgatacaAGATATTACTTTTATTTGTTATGAATTTTGAATAATCTGTCATCAAACCATTGCTATAACTGTGGAGGAAGAGGGAGATATTGAGAAATTTAAAGATTACAAGGTTCCTAAATCTGCTGGTCCTGCTGAAGTTCAGCCACCATCTGAACC
Coding sequences within it:
- the LOC122014149 gene encoding uncharacterized protein LOC122014149 — translated: MIDDDGGLAANQNDCRGSYYNSGHELVVGLDTKKERLGYVKPSLPEAFAARTHCRNNSLPLRNSSLPLFTTVAVAVAGLLSTSRNSPPPAVGILSTSLHRPLPAARLHSASPHSPSSATRLPSISPYHRTTARVSKPFVNHSTLYIKPKAQSQRKCEWSYMACGIFIGKRIHI